Proteins from one Cryptomeria japonica chromosome 4, Sugi_1.0, whole genome shotgun sequence genomic window:
- the LOC131079276 gene encoding protein LEAD-SENSITIVE 1: MGVLSNRISVEDLRSGDHVYSWRIAYTYSHHGIYVGDNKVIHFTRGKAESENNALLDLLLISSGYSKTTKACEACRHQQGMDGVICCCLDCFLDGGALYRFEYGVNPGFFLAKARGGTCTLAESDPPETVLHRATYLLQNGFGCYNVFKNNCEDFAVYCKTGLLVLDGLNVGSQAASILAAVAAVFSSPLRFLTTSIPGITAVAGGVYCFSRLAADIGNRKDAVKVPVESLTARLGVNDLPIMSSISAEPVLQVQM; encoded by the exons ATGGGAGTGCTTTCCAATAGGATCAGCGTAGAAGATCTCCGATCAGGAGACCATGTTTATTCATGGAGGATAGCCTATACCTATTCTCATCATG GCATTTATGTTGGAGACAACAAGGTCATTCATTTTACCAGAGGAAAAGCTGAATCGGAAAACAATGCACTTCTTGATCTGCTTTTGATAAGCTCGGGATATTCTAAGACTACTAAAGCATGCGAGGCATGCAGGCATCAGCAAGGTATGGATGGAGTAATTTGCTGTTGCCTTGACTGTTTCCTTGATGGAGGAGCATTGTACCGTTTTGAATATGGAGTCAACCCAGGCTTCTTTCTTGCCAAAGCTCGAGGAGGAACATGCACACTTGCAGAGTCAGACCCACCTGAGACAGTGTTGCACAGGGCAACATATTTACTTCAAAATGGATTTGGATGCTACAATGTCTTTAAGAATAACTGTGAAGATTTTGCTGTTTACTGCAAAACTGGTTTGCTTGTACTTGATGGACTAAATGTTGGTAGTCAAGCAGCATCAATCCTTGCTGCAGTTGCTGCAGTGTTTTCATCCCCTCTGCGCTTTTTGACGACCAGCATACCTGGTATAACAGCAGTTGCAGGTGGAGTGTACTGCTTCAGTAGGCTTGCTGCTGATATTGGTAATCGCAAGGATGCAGTCAAAGTTCCAGTGGAGAGCTTGACAGCAAGACTTGGCGTAAATGACTTGCCAATCATGTCATCTATTAGTGCAGAACCAGTGTTGCAAGTGCAAATGTAA